The Candidatus Bathyarchaeum sp. genome window below encodes:
- the hemA gene encoding glutamyl-tRNA reductase produces the protein MEPSAVNSHIINARITHQNSGISLIETAAVKDLQRALKQLHDNNIVDECVILQTCNRTEAYIVSKHPENAPEILKEMLLERCETKAGEAKIAIEICSNHDALKHLLRVSSGLESMVIGEDQILGQVWDAYRAAKSAKTVGPVLKTVFTRAVSIGRRVRNETKINRGAVSVGSVAVELAETLLGSLNGKTVLIMGAGETGTLVAKALATCGPHAIFIANRTYERAVKLADELQGEVVKFDKLEDALKDADVVICSTSAPHYLLKKEPVSKIMEQRTKRKELMIIDISNPRNVEDSVQEIDGVNLYNIDDLRGISNKNKDKRQEKAEKASKIVQESLFLLEQDLKAQSVSDIVSFLFTHAEEIRQRELTKAQSMLGDLDPKKKGVIDSLTFEIVEQTLVPIVAKLRNAAVNGDKQMIDAATELFKLKHKNKGGKKLKKTVLILIGHGSKLPYNRETLEKLADVIRKDSKFDTVEIAFMVKNKPTIPQSIENAVKNGAKKIVLIPAFIAHGVHTKDEIPEIIKAKQNELGLEGKGVEIIYGDPLGADERIVEIIEDKALSMLGQETNDEQQVREARNLKASTKMYNTSIEILTPLIKEVIENASETDIPVIERVVHTTADPEFAKLLVINKDAVKKGIAAIKSGAKIITDVKMVQAGINKTRVKRFGGQILTYVDDKRAIEMAKQESSTRSAAAMRLAVKDGLDNSVIIIGNAPTAAFEIAKAVKQGLTKPALIIATPVGYVEAAESKEEIASLPIPYIIIRGPKGGSALAVAIFNAILGMAETDANVT, from the coding sequence ATGGAACCGTCTGCTGTTAACAGCCACATCATAAACGCAAGGATTACGCACCAAAATTCAGGCATAAGCCTAATTGAAACTGCCGCAGTCAAAGACCTACAAAGAGCCCTAAAGCAGCTTCATGACAATAATATCGTTGATGAATGTGTTATACTTCAAACATGTAATCGAACAGAAGCATACATCGTCAGCAAGCACCCAGAAAATGCACCTGAGATTCTAAAAGAAATGTTACTAGAAAGATGTGAAACAAAAGCAGGAGAAGCAAAAATCGCCATTGAAATTTGTTCAAATCACGACGCTCTAAAACATCTGTTACGTGTTAGTTCAGGACTAGAATCCATGGTCATAGGGGAAGACCAAATCTTAGGTCAAGTATGGGACGCATACAGGGCAGCAAAGTCTGCAAAAACTGTGGGTCCAGTTCTAAAAACTGTGTTTACACGAGCAGTTAGTATTGGAAGGCGAGTGAGAAACGAAACAAAAATCAACCGAGGTGCTGTGTCCGTAGGTTCTGTTGCTGTTGAGCTAGCAGAAACGCTGCTAGGTAGTCTCAATGGAAAAACAGTTTTAATCATGGGCGCAGGAGAAACGGGAACTCTTGTAGCCAAAGCCTTAGCAACATGCGGTCCCCATGCAATATTCATTGCTAATCGAACATATGAACGGGCAGTAAAGCTTGCGGATGAACTTCAAGGCGAAGTCGTAAAATTTGACAAACTAGAAGATGCTCTCAAAGATGCCGACGTGGTAATTTGTTCTACTTCTGCACCTCATTATCTGTTGAAAAAGGAACCAGTTTCCAAAATCATGGAACAACGAACCAAAAGAAAAGAGTTAATGATTATCGATATCTCAAATCCTAGAAACGTAGAAGATTCAGTTCAAGAAATTGACGGAGTTAACCTTTACAACATTGACGACCTTCGAGGTATATCGAACAAAAACAAAGACAAACGACAAGAAAAGGCAGAAAAGGCTTCAAAAATCGTCCAAGAATCCTTGTTTTTGCTAGAACAAGACCTGAAAGCCCAGTCAGTAAGCGACATTGTTTCGTTCCTTTTTACTCATGCTGAAGAAATTCGTCAAAGAGAATTAACCAAAGCACAATCCATGTTAGGCGATTTGGACCCAAAAAAGAAGGGCGTTATTGACAGTTTAACTTTTGAAATAGTCGAACAAACATTGGTTCCTATCGTGGCAAAATTACGTAACGCAGCGGTCAACGGTGACAAACAGATGATAGACGCTGCAACTGAGTTGTTCAAACTAAAACATAAAAACAAGGGTGGAAAAAAATTGAAAAAAACAGTTTTGATTCTTATTGGACACGGTAGCAAACTTCCATATAATCGTGAAACTTTAGAGAAACTTGCAGATGTAATCAGAAAAGATTCCAAGTTTGACACAGTGGAAATTGCTTTTATGGTGAAAAACAAACCAACCATTCCACAAAGCATAGAAAATGCGGTAAAAAATGGTGCCAAAAAAATTGTTTTGATTCCGGCTTTTATTGCCCATGGAGTTCATACAAAGGACGAGATTCCTGAAATAATTAAAGCAAAACAAAATGAACTGGGACTGGAAGGCAAAGGAGTGGAAATAATATATGGAGACCCCTTGGGCGCTGATGAACGGATAGTAGAAATAATTGAGGATAAAGCTTTGAGTATGCTGGGTCAAGAAACCAATGATGAACAACAGGTTCGAGAAGCCCGTAACCTGAAGGCTTCAACCAAAATGTACAACACCAGCATAGAAATACTCACCCCCCTCATCAAAGAGGTCATTGAAAATGCTTCAGAAACAGATATTCCTGTAATTGAGCGAGTGGTTCATACTACTGCAGACCCAGAATTTGCTAAACTTTTAGTCATAAACAAAGATGCCGTAAAAAAGGGTATTGCAGCCATTAAATCGGGAGCAAAAATCATAACAGACGTCAAAATGGTTCAAGCAGGAATCAATAAGACCCGGGTTAAACGATTTGGTGGACAGATTCTAACTTATGTTGATGATAAACGTGCCATAGAAATGGCAAAACAAGAATCGTCCACAAGGTCAGCAGCAGCTATGCGATTAGCAGTAAAAGATGGATTGGATAATTCCGTCATTATTATTGGGAATGCGCCAACTGCGGCTTTTGAAATTGCCAAAGCAGTAAAACAGGGATTAACTAAACCCGCCTTGATTATTGCAACACCAGTTGGTTATGTAGAGGCTGCTGAATCGAAAGAAGAAATTGCATCATTACCCATTCCATACATAATAATTCGGGGACCTAAAGGTGGAAGCGCATTAGCAGTCGCGATTTTTAATGCGATACTGGGAATGGCAGAGACAGACGCAAACGTAACATAG
- the cbiD gene encoding cobalt-precorrin-5B (C(1))-methyltransferase CbiD, producing the protein MRRVLQYGNTTGANATAAAKAAVITLLDKPVDHVGIPSPLGIRFEILVEECKKLSDDTAIAYTIKNAGEDIDATDKIEICAEVKLTDTGKINITGGKGVGIVTKQGLPIPIGEAAINPTPKKMIKQAIREVLPKNKGAEVTISVPQGEVVSKRTQNAKLGIIGGISILGTTGVVRPLSITAYRSSMVPALEVALAQKYEQIFVVPGNIGEKLAKKVFSVPDDGIVQTGDFMGYILEKAVEKGAKDIVVFGHPGKLVKLAAGIFNTHHKMGDARMEVIAAYAGAAGASTELIQNIVASNTTEQTIKLLKHANLVKQTFDQIAEQVYVRVLEKTENKAEIRVVIVSMDGTILGTSKNARSMIK; encoded by the coding sequence ATGCGAAGAGTTCTACAATACGGCAACACAACTGGCGCTAATGCTACAGCTGCCGCAAAAGCTGCCGTAATTACTTTGCTTGATAAACCCGTTGACCACGTAGGCATACCCAGTCCATTAGGGATTCGCTTTGAAATTTTGGTTGAAGAATGTAAAAAACTCAGTGACGACACAGCCATAGCATACACAATTAAAAACGCGGGAGAAGACATAGACGCAACAGATAAAATCGAAATTTGTGCTGAAGTAAAACTAACGGATACAGGCAAAATTAACATAACTGGCGGCAAAGGGGTTGGCATTGTAACCAAACAGGGGTTACCAATTCCCATTGGAGAAGCCGCAATCAATCCCACTCCAAAAAAAATGATTAAACAAGCCATCAGAGAAGTTTTACCAAAAAATAAAGGCGCCGAAGTAACCATAAGCGTGCCCCAAGGGGAAGTAGTCTCCAAAAGAACCCAAAACGCAAAACTAGGAATCATAGGCGGAATATCTATTTTAGGCACAACAGGAGTGGTCAGACCTTTATCAATTACAGCATACAGAAGCTCCATGGTTCCAGCCCTTGAGGTTGCTCTTGCTCAAAAGTATGAACAAATTTTTGTGGTCCCAGGAAACATCGGAGAAAAACTTGCCAAGAAAGTGTTTTCAGTTCCAGATGATGGGATAGTCCAAACAGGCGATTTCATGGGATACATACTGGAAAAAGCTGTAGAAAAAGGAGCAAAAGATATTGTTGTTTTTGGGCACCCAGGAAAGTTAGTTAAACTGGCTGCAGGCATATTTAATACTCATCACAAGATGGGGGATGCCCGAATGGAAGTCATCGCCGCCTATGCGGGAGCTGCTGGTGCAAGCACAGAGCTTATTCAAAATATTGTTGCTTCAAACACAACCGAACAAACAATAAAGCTTCTTAAACACGCAAACCTTGTTAAACAAACTTTTGACCAGATTGCAGAACAAGTTTACGTGCGAGTGTTAGAGAAGACTGAGAACAAAGCTGAAATCAGGGTAGTAATTGTGTCCATGGACGGAACCATTCTGGGAACCAGCAAAAACGCAAGGAGTATGATAAAATGA
- the cbiE gene encoding precorrin-6y C5,15-methyltransferase (decarboxylating) subunit CbiE, with protein MSKLKLVGTGPGSPEYITPIAKKLVKNAELVIGAERSLDLFQDYIKSEILLLTASNVKRAIKQGVKFAQDGKNVVILSTGDPGFSGLLRTLVSVAGKDADVDIIPGVSSIQVCAARLRMRWDTADLVSFHADITNEKKVGMVDSLKKGKPVILLPDPHKFTPCDVAKFLIGHGIPKETPVGICEKLTIKNENTTTSTLSGILEQKFDRLCVMIVGTK; from the coding sequence ATGAGCAAACTCAAACTAGTTGGAACGGGGCCTGGCTCACCAGAGTATATTACACCAATAGCCAAGAAGCTAGTAAAAAATGCCGAACTAGTTATAGGTGCAGAACGGTCGTTAGATTTGTTTCAAGATTATATCAAAAGCGAGATTCTTCTTTTGACGGCATCAAACGTAAAAAGAGCAATCAAACAAGGAGTAAAATTTGCTCAAGACGGAAAAAACGTGGTAATACTTTCAACGGGTGACCCAGGGTTTTCGGGTTTACTACGTACATTGGTTAGTGTTGCTGGAAAAGATGCTGATGTAGATATAATTCCAGGAGTTAGTTCAATTCAAGTTTGTGCAGCCCGACTTCGGATGCGTTGGGATACTGCTGATTTGGTTAGTTTTCACGCAGACATTACCAATGAAAAAAAAGTAGGTATGGTTGACTCATTAAAAAAGGGCAAACCAGTTATTTTGCTTCCTGACCCCCACAAGTTTACTCCTTGTGATGTTGCAAAGTTCTTAATCGGACACGGAATACCAAAGGAAACTCCTGTTGGTATTTGTGAAAAATTGACCATAAAAAATGAAAATACAACTACTTCTACGTTGAGTGGAATTTTAGAACAAAAATTTGATCGTTTATGCGTTATGATTGTAGGAACGAAGTGA
- the cbiT gene encoding precorrin-6Y C5,15-methyltransferase (decarboxylating) subunit CbiT: protein MVDNQSYRMGISDSEFIQSDKVPGPTKEEIRVITISKAQLFEGAYVIDVGCGTGGLTVEAALQIKQKGKVFAIDKKDEAVNLTKQNVAKFQLQNMVEVIRGNAVEVIPKLPQADTILIGGSQLLRETIQAAYEKLKLNGKVVINAILLETAVDAVDEIKKVGFKDVDVAQVFVAKGKQVPSGTMMLARNPITIISARKK from the coding sequence ATGGTTGACAATCAAAGTTACAGAATGGGAATTTCAGATTCAGAGTTTATTCAAAGCGACAAGGTTCCAGGTCCTACAAAAGAAGAAATCCGAGTGATTACCATTTCAAAAGCCCAGTTATTTGAAGGCGCTTATGTGATTGATGTGGGTTGTGGCACGGGAGGATTAACTGTTGAAGCCGCACTGCAAATTAAACAGAAAGGAAAAGTCTTTGCCATAGATAAAAAAGATGAAGCAGTTAATTTAACAAAACAAAATGTTGCAAAATTTCAGTTGCAAAATATGGTTGAAGTAATCAGGGGAAATGCAGTAGAAGTAATTCCAAAGTTGCCTCAAGCGGACACAATTTTGATAGGAGGCAGTCAGTTGTTAAGAGAAACTATTCAGGCTGCTTATGAAAAACTGAAACTGAACGGCAAAGTTGTGATTAATGCAATATTGTTAGAAACAGCAGTTGATGCTGTTGATGAAATCAAGAAGGTTGGCTTCAAAGATGTTGATGTTGCTCAGGTTTTTGTTGCTAAAGGGAAACAAGTTCCGTCAGGGACTATGATGTTGGCAAGAAATCCAATCACGATAATATCTGCTAGAAAAAAGTAA
- the cobI gene encoding precorrin-2 C(20)-methyltransferase encodes MIEGKFVGVGVGPGDPELITIKAVKVLKTADIISIPKAHEDKSSLALSIVKEVLEERKTVPEILELVFPMINDKQELKDAWSENAQIIAQKAKMGKTIAFITLGDPMFFSTFIYLCQRMKEEHPEVKLEIIPGVTSLTACAAVSKIPLAEKSEVVAIIPSSVESERIGEIAKHADSLVLMKGAKRLKELVPVLEKSGFSKNSIITVIRRCTMPEETVIVGNMDDVKNWDINEDYFSISMIKENTK; translated from the coding sequence ATGATAGAAGGAAAATTTGTTGGAGTGGGTGTGGGTCCAGGTGACCCCGAGTTGATTACTATAAAAGCTGTAAAGGTTTTGAAAACTGCAGACATTATAAGTATTCCAAAGGCTCATGAAGATAAGTCTAGTCTTGCTTTGTCGATTGTTAAAGAAGTTTTAGAGGAACGAAAAACTGTTCCTGAAATTCTGGAGTTAGTTTTTCCCATGATAAACGACAAACAAGAACTCAAAGACGCTTGGAGCGAAAACGCCCAAATTATTGCCCAAAAAGCCAAAATGGGGAAAACAATTGCCTTCATCACTTTGGGTGACCCCATGTTTTTTAGTACATTCATTTACCTATGCCAAAGAATGAAAGAAGAACACCCAGAAGTCAAACTGGAAATTATACCAGGGGTTACGTCATTAACTGCGTGTGCAGCAGTTTCTAAGATACCCCTTGCCGAAAAAAGTGAGGTAGTTGCAATCATTCCTTCCAGTGTTGAATCAGAAAGGATTGGAGAAATTGCCAAACATGCGGACAGCCTAGTTTTGATGAAGGGCGCTAAACGGTTAAAGGAGCTTGTTCCAGTTTTAGAAAAATCTGGCTTCAGTAAGAATTCCATAATTACAGTAATACGCAGATGCACCATGCCTGAAGAAACCGTAATTGTTGGAAACATGGATGATGTGAAAAACTGGGACATTAATGAGGATTATTTTTCAATTTCAATGATAAAGGAGAACACAAAATGA
- the cobM gene encoding precorrin-4 C(11)-methyltransferase, translated as MKQVIFIGAGPGDPELITLKGKKNLEKADVVIYAGSLLNPEILGYAKKDVKLYDSAKMNLKEVLQVMVDSVREGKVVARVHDGDPSFFGAITEQMDFLDEQKIEYDVIPGVSCLQGGAAALRRELTLPNISQSVIITRPEGRTPVPERERIRELAKHGTTMVIFLGIQHVEKVIDELKSSGRPLDTPVSVVYRATWKQQKIVRGTIQDIVQKVKDAGITRTALIFVGEVFNPKSYDFSKLYDPKFTTGYRKGEDDVS; from the coding sequence ATGAAACAAGTAATCTTTATTGGTGCAGGTCCAGGAGACCCTGAACTAATCACCCTGAAAGGAAAAAAGAACCTAGAAAAAGCAGATGTAGTAATCTATGCGGGTTCGTTATTGAATCCAGAAATTCTTGGTTATGCGAAAAAGGATGTCAAACTTTATGATAGCGCCAAGATGAATTTGAAGGAAGTTCTTCAAGTTATGGTGGACTCGGTTAGAGAAGGAAAAGTTGTTGCGCGAGTTCACGATGGCGACCCAAGCTTTTTTGGTGCCATAACTGAGCAGATGGACTTTTTGGATGAACAGAAAATCGAATATGATGTGATTCCAGGAGTGAGTTGTTTGCAAGGGGGAGCAGCAGCCTTGAGAAGAGAATTAACGTTGCCCAATATTTCCCAGAGTGTAATAATTACTCGACCCGAGGGTAGAACTCCAGTTCCTGAAAGAGAAAGAATCCGAGAATTAGCTAAACATGGAACAACCATGGTCATCTTTTTGGGGATTCAGCACGTGGAAAAGGTCATAGATGAGCTGAAGTCGAGTGGTCGTCCACTAGATACTCCAGTTTCTGTTGTGTACAGAGCTACTTGGAAACAACAAAAAATAGTTCGAGGCACCATACAAGACATAGTCCAAAAAGTCAAAGATGCAGGTATAACACGAACTGCATTGATTTTTGTTGGGGAAGTTTTCAACCCGAAAAGTTACGATTTTTCGAAGCTTTATGACCCAAAGTTTACTACAGGTTACCGTAAAGGCGAAGATGATGTTTCCTAG
- a CDS encoding cobalamin biosynthesis protein, translated as MMFPRGVAIFAITRQGVETAAKIRNALEKTGIKCQVYAVEKYVKKNVVPIKKTGDAIKAVFSDVDGIIGVMASGIVVRKIAPLLKSKLSDPAVVCVDTSGKFAISLLSGHYGGANKLTKLVAEGLGSTAVITTASDVLGKKSIDELAKDLHCQILNPQSLVVVNSALVNEENLGLVLSGNVKISLGRIRDYEVKKAENINQAIKIVQDFDAGAIISSEQVPKNSLKNVTFLKPKTIAVGIGSRKIVNEKDILELVNSALIQLQIPLERVDRLATVDIKKDSENMLNAVKKMGLTLEFISVGELGKFSHEDLSEDSQLVKEKIGVGGVCERAALIVAGKNAKLLLKKTKAKGVTVAVAEGG; from the coding sequence ATGATGTTTCCTAGAGGCGTAGCAATTTTCGCCATTACTAGGCAAGGAGTAGAAACTGCAGCCAAAATACGGAATGCTCTGGAAAAAACTGGAATAAAATGCCAAGTATATGCAGTTGAAAAGTATGTTAAAAAAAATGTTGTACCCATCAAGAAGACCGGAGATGCAATAAAAGCTGTTTTCAGCGATGTGGATGGAATTATTGGGGTTATGGCTTCGGGCATAGTTGTAAGAAAAATTGCTCCGCTACTGAAAAGTAAACTATCTGACCCTGCAGTTGTTTGTGTTGATACCTCTGGAAAGTTTGCAATTAGTTTACTTTCTGGACATTATGGGGGCGCCAACAAACTTACAAAACTAGTTGCGGAAGGCTTGGGTTCAACTGCTGTGATTACTACTGCTTCTGATGTTTTGGGCAAAAAAAGCATTGATGAACTTGCTAAAGACTTGCACTGCCAAATATTAAATCCGCAGAGTTTGGTTGTAGTTAACTCTGCATTAGTTAATGAAGAGAATTTGGGTTTGGTTTTGTCAGGGAACGTTAAGATTTCCTTGGGTCGAATCAGGGATTATGAAGTAAAAAAAGCAGAAAACATCAACCAAGCAATCAAGATTGTTCAAGATTTTGATGCGGGAGCAATAATTTCATCAGAACAAGTTCCAAAGAACAGTTTGAAGAATGTTACTTTTTTGAAGCCAAAAACAATCGCTGTTGGGATTGGTTCACGAAAAATTGTCAATGAAAAAGATATTTTGGAGTTAGTGAATTCTGCGTTGATTCAACTGCAGATTCCCTTAGAGCGTGTTGATCGGTTGGCTACGGTTGACATAAAAAAGGATTCAGAAAACATGTTAAACGCAGTCAAGAAAATGGGTTTGACTTTAGAGTTCATTAGTGTTGGTGAGCTTGGTAAGTTTAGTCATGAAGACCTTTCTGAAGATTCACAGTTAGTTAAAGAAAAAATTGGAGTTGGAGGAGTATGCGAAAGAGCAGCGTTGATAGTTGCGGGAAAAAATGCAAAACTGTTATTGAAGAAAACCAAAGCAAAAGGCGTGACCGTGGCAGTAGCCGAGGGCGGATAG
- the cobJ gene encoding precorrin-3B C(17)-methyltransferase — protein MTLKAKQEIENADVIVGYKTYVKLIEQIIKPETEVFSGNMGQEVDRARKAIQKAQENKQVAVISSGDSGVYGMAGVILETAAHENVNVPIEVVPGVTAATAAAATLGAPLVGDFAAISLSDILTPWELIEKRLRAAAEADFGIVLYNPQSMGRKKPLAEAHKILLEYRDPKTNVGIVKNAKRAGEDAVITTLKDMMNFEIDMSTVLVIGNSKTYLIEDKLVTPRGYSF, from the coding sequence ATGACCCTTAAAGCCAAACAAGAAATTGAAAACGCCGATGTTATTGTAGGTTACAAAACGTACGTCAAACTAATTGAGCAAATTATCAAACCCGAAACCGAAGTTTTCAGCGGCAACATGGGACAAGAAGTAGACAGAGCCCGAAAAGCCATCCAAAAAGCCCAAGAAAATAAACAAGTAGCAGTTATCAGCAGTGGAGATTCAGGAGTTTACGGCATGGCAGGCGTAATTTTAGAAACTGCAGCCCATGAAAATGTAAATGTTCCAATAGAAGTTGTCCCAGGAGTAACTGCTGCTACTGCGGCCGCGGCAACTTTAGGTGCACCCTTGGTTGGAGATTTCGCTGCCATTAGTTTAAGTGATATTTTGACGCCATGGGAACTAATAGAAAAACGGTTGCGTGCGGCTGCTGAGGCAGACTTTGGGATTGTTTTGTATAATCCCCAAAGTATGGGACGCAAAAAGCCGTTGGCAGAGGCTCATAAAATTTTGTTGGAATACCGTGACCCCAAGACTAATGTTGGTATTGTAAAGAACGCAAAAAGGGCTGGAGAAGATGCTGTTATTACGACTCTAAAAGACATGATGAATTTTGAAATTGATATGTCGACCGTTTTGGTTATCGGAAACTCGAAAACTTACTTGATTGAAGATAAACTGGTTACGCCTAGAGGTTATAGTTTCTAA